A single Klebsiella variicola DNA region contains:
- a CDS encoding HdeD family acid-resistance protein — protein MFMFSHYTLNAFSPRIFLRYKRHAGMMAALLFICGACCLAWPLVAGWYLAVVTGMLLMICGFYSLYSLIVFRQQHWKSRLVALIFAIAWIVLGLSFVVNPLNGMSSLAILFGFLFVLGGISRIVSGCQTRKQSGAGWNIFIGLLDLLIACLWLAMNPQQSWLFITAFIGVEMIFSAIGFLVLRNKMKHAQA, from the coding sequence ATGTTTATGTTTAGCCATTACACTTTAAATGCGTTTAGTCCACGCATCTTCTTACGATATAAACGGCATGCCGGCATGATGGCCGCCCTGCTGTTTATCTGCGGGGCCTGTTGCCTGGCCTGGCCGTTGGTCGCCGGTTGGTATCTCGCCGTGGTAACCGGCATGTTGTTGATGATCTGTGGCTTCTATTCACTGTACAGCTTGATTGTCTTCCGCCAGCAGCACTGGAAATCACGCCTGGTGGCGCTGATCTTCGCCATCGCCTGGATCGTGCTCGGCCTGAGCTTTGTCGTCAATCCCCTCAACGGTATGAGCAGTCTGGCCATTTTATTTGGCTTTTTATTTGTTCTCGGCGGTATTTCCCGCATCGTCAGCGGATGTCAAACCCGAAAACAAAGCGGCGCTGGCTGGAATATTTTTATTGGCCTGCTGGATTTACTTATCGCCTGTCTGTGGCTGGCCATGAATCCGCAGCAAAGCTGGTTATTTATCACCGCATTTATCGGCGTTGAAATGATATTTAGCGCCATCGGCTTTCTGGTCCTGCGCAATAAGATGAAGCACGCCCAGGCTTAA
- a CDS encoding YfdX family protein yields MLTDFNQELTMKKVILASLLATMMGTSPVWAADSATAAPTAAATAQVQKEAADVLQVAVQGANAMRDVQFARLALFHGQPESAKKLTDDAAALLAADDASWAKFVKTDATAKMIADRYVVINATVALSEDYVATPEKESAIKSANEKLAKGDQKGAIDTLRLAGIGVIENQYLMPLNQTRKAVAQAQKLLKAGKYYEANLVLKGAEEGIVVDSEMLVAGN; encoded by the coding sequence ATGCTTACCGATTTTAATCAGGAGTTAACAATGAAAAAAGTCATTCTGGCTAGCCTGCTGGCAACCATGATGGGTACCTCTCCGGTGTGGGCGGCAGACAGCGCGACGGCAGCGCCAACCGCGGCAGCCACGGCGCAGGTACAGAAAGAAGCTGCCGATGTGCTGCAGGTGGCGGTGCAGGGCGCGAACGCGATGCGCGACGTCCAGTTCGCCCGTCTGGCGCTGTTCCACGGCCAGCCGGAGAGCGCCAAAAAACTGACAGACGACGCCGCCGCGCTGCTGGCCGCCGATGACGCCAGCTGGGCGAAGTTCGTGAAAACTGACGCCACAGCAAAAATGATCGCCGATCGCTATGTGGTGATCAACGCGACCGTCGCCCTGTCTGAAGACTACGTGGCCACACCGGAAAAAGAGAGTGCCATTAAATCTGCCAACGAAAAGCTGGCGAAAGGTGACCAGAAAGGGGCTATCGATACCCTGCGTCTGGCCGGCATCGGCGTGATCGAGAACCAGTATCTGATGCCGCTCAACCAGACCCGTAAAGCGGTGGCGCAGGCGCAAAAACTGCTGAAAGCCGGGAAGTATTACGAAGCGAATCTGGTGCTGAAGGGCGCTGAAGAGGGCATTGTGGTGGATAGCGAGATGCTGGTGGCAGGCAACTGA